One Brachyspira pilosicoli P43/6/78 genomic window carries:
- a CDS encoding sugar-binding transcriptional regulator, whose protein sequence is MNIFDDLSLLYKVAKYYYIEDYSQGDIAKLLNISRPQISRILKRARELEIVKIEISMPNNLKDDETEEKIKQHLGLKDVLIVDDSNDNKLLYVKSSEYLSSIIGKNKKIGIGWNETLYNISIELKYNDSDKEKIFYPLVGNLGNNNNPYLQINNIVDRFAEKFNSRAYFNNYPAITEKKYLNNNDMEKLEEFKKFWTDLDVAVIGLSSKHESYNSYIKDIPKVDKLNIDNIEGMVLGSFFMNDGKTFKYPDKYYINCIMLSELKKIKNIVCVVTGNQKIDIIKFAAINKYFNILITDKTTADYIVSSFKI, encoded by the coding sequence ATGAATATTTTTGATGATCTAAGTCTTTTATATAAAGTTGCTAAATATTATTATATAGAAGATTATTCTCAAGGTGATATTGCTAAATTACTTAATATATCAAGACCTCAAATATCAAGGATTTTAAAAAGAGCTAGAGAGCTAGAGATAGTAAAAATAGAAATATCAATGCCTAACAATTTAAAAGATGATGAGACAGAAGAAAAAATAAAACAACATTTAGGTCTTAAAGATGTATTAATAGTAGATGATTCTAATGATAATAAACTTTTATATGTAAAATCATCAGAATATTTATCAAGTATAATAGGAAAAAATAAAAAAATAGGTATAGGTTGGAATGAAACTTTATATAATATTTCAATAGAATTAAAATATAATGATTCTGATAAAGAAAAAATATTCTATCCTCTTGTTGGAAATTTAGGTAATAATAACAACCCTTATTTGCAAATAAATAATATAGTTGATAGATTTGCAGAGAAGTTTAATTCAAGAGCTTATTTTAATAATTATCCAGCAATAACAGAAAAAAAATATCTTAATAATAATGATATGGAAAAATTAGAAGAGTTTAAAAAATTTTGGACTGATTTAGATGTTGCTGTAATAGGTTTAAGCAGCAAACATGAATCTTATAACTCGTATATAAAAGATATCCCAAAAGTAGATAAGCTTAATATTGATAATATTGAAGGAATGGTACTTGGAAGTTTTTTTATGAATGATGGTAAAACTTTTAAGTATCCTGATAAGTATTATATTAATTGTATAATGCTTTCTGAACTTAAAAAAATAAAAAATATAGTTTGCGTAGTAACTGGAAATCAGAAAATAGATATAATAAAATTTGCAGCTATTAATAAATATTTTAATATTTTAATTACAGATAAAACAACTGCTGATTATATAGTATCTTCTTTTAAGATTTAA